One stretch of Astatotilapia calliptera chromosome 3, fAstCal1.2, whole genome shotgun sequence DNA includes these proteins:
- the LOC113014876 gene encoding uncharacterized protein LOC113014876, giving the protein MKNLVSFLLLVHVSHHASGVEVYQVYEGDESVLLPCQVPVNVSSSSTAVVWDRDEFKIPTVHMRVQSGDDILNDQNHRYTNRTSMKADALQTGDLSLTLRNPTVSDGGTYTCIVRKYGQDQSKTHVQLKVKERPPTWLWALFVVLAILALLAVSGIIMCYRYKWIKRPADSQVLLVEISDGEKKSVLLPFKTTEDLPQDATVEWRLTDPKHMQVHVYDSGKNQPDKQDEVYQGRTEMKEEPLRDKDLSLKLKEPRVTDTGVYTCTVSSKDGSLLLQKVVSLTVRESQMETVEVTEWNKSVLLPFKTKDDLSQDATVEWRRSDSKHKKVHMFQGSQHLSGEQEEIYRGRTEMNKEALRIGDLSLTLKELGITDSGVYTCTVCTHGKVLKQKVVVLSVRVYEIQTVEVTRGVKRVLLPFKTTADLPEDVRVEWRRSDLEDVKVLVYENSQKKNEEQHQDYQGHTEMNEELLRTRDLSLTLYYPRLTDSGVYTCTVYRKDGAILKQRVVILTIRGHKVEIVEVTKGKKSVLLPFKTTLDLPDDVTIEWRRGDSSDTVHTYQDGQNLLEEQGQDYRGRTEMNEEPLRTGDLSLTLKDPQNTHSGFYMCTVSQGEDILRQKGVTLTFRGKHGASFTELFQGFRKKRKSIIDGPSSSV; this is encoded by the exons ATGAAGAACCTCGTGTCCTTCCTGCTGCTCGTGCACG TTTCCCATCATGCCTCAGGGGTGGAGGTGTATCAGGTGTATGAAGGAGATGAGTCTGTCCTGCTGCCCTGTCAGGTACCTGTTAATGTTTCCAGTAGCTCCACAGCAGTGGTCTGGGACCGTGATGAGTTCAAGATCCCAACAGTCCACATGCGTGTGCAGAGCGGAGATGATATTCTGAACGATCAGAACCATCGTTACACCAACCGAACATCGATGAAAGCCGACGCCCTGCAGACTGGAGACCTCAGCCTCACCCTGAGGAACCCTACAGTCTCTGATGGTGGGACCTACACCTGCATCGTCCGCAAATATGGACAAGATCAGAGCAAGACCCATGTGCaactgaaggtcaaag AGCGACCTCCGACTTGGCTCTGGGCTCTCTTTGTTGTCCTGGCTATCTTGGCTCTCCTGGCTGTCAGTGGGATCATCATGTGTTATAGATATAAATGGATCAAACGCCCAGCAG ACAGCCAGGTATTGTTGGTGGAGATTtcagatggagagaaaaagtCTGTCCTGCTGCCCTTTAAAACCACAGAGGATCTTCCCCAGGACGCCACAGTGGAGTGGAGACTCACTGACCCCAAACACATGCAGGTTCACGTGTATGACAGTGGAAAAAATCAGCCGGACAAACAGGACGAGGTGTACCAAGGCCGCACAGAGATGAAGGAAGAGCCACTGAGAGATAAAGACCTCAGTCTGAAACTAAAGGAGCCCCGTGTTACTGACACCGGAGTCTACACCTGCACCGTCAGCAGCAAGGATGGAAGCCTCCTACTTCAGAAAGTGGTGTCTCTCACTGTCAGAG AGAGCCAGATGGAGACGGTGGAGGTGACAGAATGGAACAAGTCTGTCCTGCTGCCCTTTAAAACCAAAGATGACCTTTCTCAGGATGCCACAGTGGAGTGGAGACGCTCAGActccaaacacaaaaaagttcACATGTTTCAGGGCAGCCAGCACCTTTCAGGTGAACAGGAGGAGATTTACAGAGGTCGCACAGAGATGAACAAAGAGGCACTGAGAAtcggagacctcagtctgaccctgaaagaACTCGGCATCACTGACAGTGGAGTCTACACCTGTACTGTCTGCACGCATGGAAAAGTCCTGAAACAGAAAGTGGTGGTGCTCAGTGtcagag TCTATGAGATTcagacagtggaggtgacacgGGGGGTGAAGCGTGTTCTGCTTCCCTTCAAAACCACAGCTGACCTGCCTGAGGACGTCAGAGTGGAGTGGAGACGTTCAGACCTTGAAGATGTGAAGGTCCTTGTTTATGAGAACAGCCAAAAAAAGAATGAAGAGCAACACCAGGACTATCAAGGCCACACTGAGATGAATGAAGAGCTACTGAGAACcagagacctcagtctgaccctttACTACCCTCGACTTACTGACAGTGGAGtctacacctgcaccgtctacaGAAAAGATGGAGCCATCCTGAAACAGAGAGTAGTGATACTCACTATCAGAG GCCACAAGGTGGAAATAGTTGAAGTAACAAAGGGGAAGAAGTCTGTGCTGCTGCCCTTTAAAACCACTCTTGATTTACCCGATGATGTCACAATCGAGTGGAGACGTGGTGATTCCAGCGACACAGTCCACACCTATCAGGACGGCCAAAACCTGCTAGAAGAACAGGGACAGGATTATAGAGGTCGCACAGAGATGAATGAAGAGCCACTGAggactggagacctcagtctgaccctgaaagaCCCCCAAAACACCCACAGTGGTTTCTACATGTGCACAGTCTCCCAGGGTGAAGACATCCTGAGACAGAAAGGAGTGACGCTTACTTTCAGAG gaaaACATGGTGCAAGCTTTACAGAGCTGTTTCAAGGTTTCCGAAAGAAGAGAAAATCCATAATTGATGGACCTTCTTCCTCCGTGTAA